From Ipomoea triloba cultivar NCNSP0323 chromosome 5, ASM357664v1, the proteins below share one genomic window:
- the LOC116019444 gene encoding N-alpha-acetyltransferase MAK3 gives MEAKDAKEEDGKVDFEASEIEYESYGGEHHLPLIMNLVDEELSEPYSIFTYRYFVYLWPHLSFLAFHKGKCVGTVVCKMGEHRGTFRGYIAMLVVLKPYRGKGIATELVTRSITVMMESGCEEVTLEAEVTNKGALALYGRLGFVRAKRLFRYYLNGVDAFRLKLLFPRPESQHFQSMLATMDESGGHNDNIHAEGDAFSQYI, from the exons ATGGAGGCAAAGGATGCAAAGGAGGAAGACGGCAAAGTCGATTTTGAGGCGTCAGAAATAGAGTACGAGAGCTATGGCGGCGAGCATCATTTACCTCTCATTATGAATCTTGTTGATGAAGAGCTAAGTGAACCCTACTCCATCTTTACCTACCGCTACTTCGTCTATCTCTGGCCTCACCTCTCTTTTCTC GCTTTCCACAAGGGAAAATGTGTGGGGACTGTGGTTTGCAAGATGGGTGAGCACAGAGGGACTTTCAGAGGCTACATTGCAATGCTTGTGGTTCTCAAGCCTTATAGAGGGAAAGGCATTG CCACAGAACTTGTCACAAGATCTATCACAGTAATGATGGAATCTGGCTGTGAAGAG GTGACTCTGGAAGCAGAAGTTACCAATAAAGGTGCACTTGCATTATATGGCCGTCTTGGGTTTGTTAGAGCTAAGAGGCTTTTCCGCTATTACCTCAACGGGGTTGATGCTTTCCGACTGAAGCTATTGTTCCCACGTCCAGAATCACAACACTTCCAGTCAATGCTTGCTACGATGGATGAGAGTGGTGGACATAACGATAACATACACGCTGAAGGGGATGCATTTTCCCAGTACATTTGA